The following nucleotide sequence is from Centropristis striata isolate RG_2023a ecotype Rhode Island chromosome 7, C.striata_1.0, whole genome shotgun sequence.
CTGATCAGACGGCACACCTGGAGGGCAGAGTAAAGGACCTGAGAGGGTTTGGCAACAACCTCGAAGCCAGAAGGGCAGAATTCCTCACAGCACAAAGAATCgcagaggaggaaagaagaggaagagagccTCAACTGATGACAGTTCCACAACCAGTGCTGAGAATAAAGCCAACCAGTCTACCTAAATTCACTGGGTTCAAGAGGAATTTCCACAGATGGAGGAGAGACTGGGAAAGCCTGCAAAGACAGGGAGAACCGACTGGCTCAGTGGAAGTGAAGAAGTTCCAACTCCTGGACAGTGTGGACGAGAGAATATGCAGAGACCTGCGCTTGTCAACCTACAACAGTGCTGAAGACATATTTAGAGTACTTCAAAACAGGTATGGAAACAAGGCAACAATCACCTTGGAAATAATTGAGGACCTGGAGAGGATCCCCCCTTCACACCAGCCAAGGAAGGTGATTGACCTAATTCAAGCTGTAGAAAAGGCCCTGGATGACCTCACCGAGCTTGAAAGCACTGGAGCCATCAAGAATCCCCTGGTGATCAGATCCATAGAGAGCAAACTGCCAGACAATATGAAAAGAGACTGGCTCACATTCATGGTCAATCCAAGAAACAGTGTCACACCTGACAATCACTTCGACAGCCTTCTTACATTCTTAAAGACCCAGGAGGACATTCTAGAGAAACTAGACCAGCTGGGTGTAAGtggaaaatctgaaaaaaagccTACTTACCTGGAAAAGAAGTATGCCTCCACAAAGTCCACAAGGAAAGGAGGATGTGTTGTTTGTGGGGATGAAAAGCATCGTGAGAAGATCTTCTTCTGCAAGCGGTTCAAAGAACTAAAACCTGGCGAGAAGCTAAATGCTGTTGAAAAGCTTGGAGCATGCAGAAGATGCCTCGTATGTCATACAGAGGATGAGGAATGTGTGGACACTTACCTGTGCAGGAACAGAGACTGCAAGAGAGGAACCTCTTCAGACCACCATTTCTTTCTTTGCCTGAAAGGAGGATTCAAAGGGAAAGAACCTGAGAAAGTGGGAAAACCCAGCACCAGCAGGCAAGCGCTCACAGAGGAACAGGAGAAATTAATATCTGAACTCACCCCAGGCATGGCAGAAAAATTCAGGAGAACTTTCACCAACATGGCTGCAAAATCACACTGCACTGAAAAGGACTTACCTGGAGTGATGGACTCAAATACACGTGAGTTACCAGTTATTCTTATGCTTCTGGAAGTAACTGCCAATGCAGGACAGAAAATTGGAACTCTTATTGACTTGGCGTCAGATACCAACTACATCACTCACAGAGCTGCCAGAAGACTGAAGCTGCGGAGTGAAAAGATCACGCTTGTTGTCCATGGAGTCGGAGGCATGGCCATGAAGGTAAAGACAAAGAGATACTCACTCAAGGTGAGAGTCAAGACACCTCGAGGCACAGAGAGAGCTCATGAGCTTATCTGCTATGGCTTGGATGAAATTGCAAAAGTTCACAGAGTAATCAAACCACAACAGCTCAAGAAGTTCTTCCCTGACACCAACCTGGAAGACCTTCAAAGACCAGAGCACGTTGAGCTTCTCATCAGCCACCGTGAAGGAAGACTCGCTCCACAAAGACTAAAGGTAGTAGGAGATCTCGTCCTTTGGGAAAGCCCTTTAGGAAAGACCGTTGGCGGAGCACATCCGGATCTCTGTGAAGAAGTGGACATGGCTCTGCACAATTCTGAGACTCACTTTGCACGATCGATGAGAACCACAGCAGTGAAGTATCAAGAAATTTCTGAGATGCAAGAATTCAAAGCTGAAACCAAAAGCACAGTTGCTGGCAGGGAGTTCTTAGACTGGTGGAAATGGGACAGCATTGGAGCAGCCTGCGAACCCATGTGTGGAGGATGCCGATGCGGCAATTGTCAACCAGGAGGCAAAGACATGACTCTGAGTGAGGAAAGAGAGCTGGAGATTATCAGGCAAGGCCTCACCTATGTGAAAGTGGATGCTCACAGTCAGGAGCCCCACTGGGACACAAAATATCCCTGGATTGAAGATCCAAGTTCCCTGCCCAACAACAGGAATGCAGTGGAGGCCACCTTTCTGAGGACAGAGAAAAGACTCAAGAAAGAACCAGAGTGGCGTGTGGCATACACGACTCAGGTCCATGAGATGGTGGAGAGGAAAGCAGCAAAGAAACTGACCAAGGAGACCATCGCCAACTGGAAAGGCCCAGTAAGGTACGTCAGCCACTTGGTGGCACCAAACCCACACTCCATAACAACACCTGTGCGACTGGTTTGGAACAGCAGCCAGAAGTTTAAAGGGCTCAGTATGAATGACCTCCTCCTGAAAGGGCCTGATGTCCTCAATCCCATCAGAGCAGTGCTACTAAGGTTCAGAAGAGGAGTCCATGCTGCCCTTGGCGACATCAATAAAATGTACAATTCTGTGTGGCTTGAAGACCTGGAGATGCACCTCCACAGATTTCTCTGGAGAGACGGTGAAGATGGAGAAATTGAGGAATACGCCATCACCAGAGTCAACATTGGCGATCGACCAGCAGGGTGCATCGCACAACTAGCAATGAGAGAGACAGCAAAGCTGCCCATGTTCACTCACCTGGAGGAGGAGCGTAGAATCCTTGAAGAGGACTCCTATGTAGATGACATCCTGACATCCCATAATGACCTGGAAAAACTAGACAAAACCACCAGAACAGTTGAAGAGATCCTGAAGGCAGGTGGATTCTTCCTCAAGCCGTGGGTCCGGTCAGGCCAAAGTGGAAGGCAGAAGGATGCATCAGAAAATCCAGCATCACCAGATCAGGTCCTCATTCTTCCCAACCAAATGAGAGAAGGAGACAACAAAGCCCTTGGAGTTGGCTACCTGGTCGAATCAGACAAACTATACCTCATGACCTCAATCAACTtctcaaagagaaaaaagaagatgaGAATGAGCCAAAATCTACTTGGAGAAGAGGTGAGAGGAAAAACTCCAAACCCACTGACAAGGAGACAACTGCTTAGCCAAGTAGCTAGCTTGTATGACCCAATAGGCCTCGCAACACCTGCCAAACAGAAGGGGGCCATTCTGGTCAGAAAAGCTTTTCAAGAAGCTGGAGGCAAAACTCTGACCCGAGATACATGGGACAAACCTCTGTCTGAAAGACTGAGGGAAGAAGCCATCCACTTGTTTGAGGAATACACACGCCTCAACCAAATAACCTTCCACAGAAGCCTCACACCAGTCAAAAGGATTGGAGGACCCTGTGGAATAACATTCTCTGATGGAAGTGACCAGAGCTATGGAGCTGTTGCATACTTCAGGTGGGAAACCGAACAAGGCATCCTGGTCCGGCTTGTTGAGTCCAAAGCAAAGCTCACACCACTTGACCAGAAGGGAGAAGCAGTGAAGGCTGAAGTCTGTGGTGCTGTCTTTGCCGCAAGACTCAGACGATACATCGAAAAGCACAGTCGGATGCAAGTTGAACGTTGGCTCCATCTCCTGGACAGTCAAACCGTGCTGGGAGCAATCCAAAGAGACAGCTATGGGTACCAGACCTTTTTCGCAAACAGAGTTGGAGAGATCCAGAAGTCCACATCTGTTGAAGACTGGAGATGGATTCCAGGTGAGCAGAACATTGCTGACCTCATAACAAGAGGAGCAACCCCAGAAGACCTTAAAGAGGACTCTGTGTGGCAAAATGGACCAGCGTTTCTGAAGCAACCTGTGGAAGAGTGGCTGACAAAATCAGCCAAAGAGATTGCTGCGTATGCCAAAGAAGGTATAAACAAGCTCCAAAGGAAATGTTTCACCGCAGCACTGACCCGAGCACAGGTCAAAATGGTTCCAACCTCCACTCCAGCTAAAACTGACCAAAGCAAGGACCTGCAAGGCAGCCTGGGTGGAGAAGAACACCAAATCCAAGTCCGGAGACCTGCTGGTTCTGCTGTGAGGAAAATCCTTGACATCAGCAAGTTCAGCAGTTTAACCAGGCTGACCAGAGTCATTGCCTGGGTGTGGAGAGCTGCCACAAAATGGAGAAAAGTGCTGGCCAAAACCTCATCCACAAGTAAGACAAAGGGGGAGGGAATTCCTTCAGCCCAAAAGATCAGGTCCAGAGCCAAAGAAGCTGCACTTACCGTCAGGGAGTGTGAAGATGCGCTCAGGGATCTCTTCCTTGCGGCTCAAGAGGAGGTAACCTTTCCAGACACCACACTCAACCGACTTGCTGTGTTCAGGGATGAAAACACTGGACTTGTGCTCTGTGGAGGAAGGTTTCAAATCTTTAATGAGGATAAAACTGCAGTACCAATCTTGCCTTTCACATCATGGATATCCACTCTTCTAGCTCAAGAAGCCCACAATGCAAATCATGAAGGAATTGCAGGTACACTCCTCCGGATGAGAAGGAAAGCCTGGGTGGTAAGAGGCCGGAAACTAGCTCAAAAGATTGTTGACAACTGTGTGACATGCAAAAAAGCCAAGGCCAGAAGATGTCAGCAGATCATGGGTGACCTACCATCTGAGCGAATAACACCAGCCAATCCATTCGAGTACACAACAGTGGACTTATTTGGACCTTACGAAGTGAAGGATGAGGTGAGAAAGAAAGTGAGGCTCAAAGTGTGGGGAATTGTCTTCTGCTGCATGGCATCCAGAGCTATGCACACAGACCTTGTCAGTGACCAGTCAGCTGAAGGCTTCCTGTTGGCCTACCAACGATTCACAGCACTGAGAGGGCATCCAAAGAAAATGTGGTCGGATCCTGGAAAGAACTTTGTTGGAGCCAGGCCTGCCCTCAAAGAGCTCTACCTGTTTCTGGACCAGCTAGAAAAGTCAAAGCTTGAAAATGAAGCCTCAAAACACGGCACAGAATGGAGCTGGAAAATCCATCCAGCAGACTCGCCTCACAGGAACGGAGCTGCCGAAGCTGCTGTCCGCACCGTGAAGCGGGCTTTGCACAATCTGAGAGGTAATGGAGTCTTCACATGGGGTGAGTTTCAAACCTTCCTTTATATGGCTTCCAACCTCGCCAATGAAAGACCTATTAATGCCAGGGATCAAAGCGGGGAGGACTGCGTAGAATACATCAGCCCAAATTCACTTCTGCTTGGAAGAACTGGACCCACCGGAGATCCAGGGACCTTTGACTTTGAAGGCTACTCTTACAAGAGGCTAAGAGCCATCCAAACAGAAGTTGACCGGTTTTGGAGGAAATGGAGCCAGTTAGCAGGACCAAACTTGTTTGTCAGGACCAAATGGCACACAGCACACAGGAATGTGGCCATTGGAGATGTTGTCTGGCTGGCTGACCAAAACACCCTGAGAGGTCAGTTTAGGCTTGCCAGAGTCGTTGATGTCAACACTGACAAGAAAGGAGTTGTAAGGGATGTGCATGTCAGAACCTTCCCCAGCTACCCAGTCTCAACTGTGAAGCCCACTCAAAAGGTGAAGAAGCCAGCAACCAAAATACCTGCAACAGTTCTTCACAGGGATGTCAGACGGATAGTTGTCCTGCTTCCAGTtgaagagcaacaacaaaattgaaaatgGAACAGATTAGTACATTACGAACTGGTGTGACCTCCTTGGGTTGGAGAACCAGGAGGTCAAGTGGGAGGTGTTGTGTCAAAGTCCAAtattcacaaaacacaaaaacaaaatgcactcCAGACCTGCAGAGGGCAACCACACACAAGAGGTAGTAGGAACCAAAATAGCAGGAAGTGATCCCAGGGGGACCATATTCTGCTGCACACCAACTGGGAAGGCATGATACAAAATGTTTGGTGGTGGTTCAGTTGGCCCTttcacctgctgctggaaaGAACAGAAGACCACAACTCCTTATCAGATCAGAGATGCAACTGGTAGGAGAAACCCACTCTAAATTGTGAACAATATGTTCAGGTCATGCTTTTTGATGACTGTTTTGATTtaactatttacaaaaaatgtaaagtttgttTAAGTAAACCTTATGGTTGAGTATGTAAATCATTACTTTAATTGTTTACTTGGTTGATTTTGaatgactttgtttgttttaaagtaatggtaaaaattattttctagAAAAACTGTTTAGTTAAATGTTTAGTGTTTTGCTTTCAAGACTAatgcctgtttttctgtttctttaagGTTATCAACCTATTTCTCAACTATTTCACACCACTCTGTTTAACCATAAATCACCAACCATctgcaagaaaataaaaaaccaaaGAAAAGTGGAAAATGAGTTGTTCCTTTGTATCCTTCGAAAACTGATAAGGCCGTTTTTCAAG
It contains:
- the LOC131974080 gene encoding uncharacterized protein LOC131974080, which translates into the protein MRRKAWVVRGRKLAQKIVDNCVTCKKAKARRCQQIMGDLPSERITPANPFEYTTVDLFGPYEVKDEVRKKVRLKVWGIVFCCMASRAMHTDLVSDQSAEGFLLAYQRFTALRGHPKKMWSDPGKNFVGARPALKELYLFLDQLEKSKLENEASKHGTEWSWKIHPADSPHRNGAAEAAVRTVKRALHNLRGNGVFTWGEFQTFLYMASNLANERPINARDQSGEDCVEYISPNSLLLGRTGPTGDPGTFDFEGYSYKRLRAIQTEVDRFWRKWSQLAGPNLFVRTKWHTAHRNVAIGDVVWLADQNTLRGQFRLARVVDVNTDKKGVVRDVHVRTFPSYPVSTVKPTQKVKKPATKIPATVLHRDVRRIVVLLPVEEQQQN